The genomic segment ATCTATCTAGAACTTTAAAAAGACTCAGAAATTTGGGAAAAAACAACGAATTCTGAAAATTAGTGTGTATCATGTCTCTTTCTTCTGGTTCaatttttgtgtttaatttgcACTTTAATATATCTGATTTGTCCATGGAGGCTAAAATCAcacttacaaaaaaagaaacaaaacaaacaaaaaactttatacCCAAAGGGTTAATTTAAGATATTACAACTATATCTTTTCTCCCCATGACACTTTAAAAATCAAGTCGCTTATATTTGAATGGAGTTCTcgtctgtgttttttaaaaaaggaaaataccacTAATTAAAAGGATTATTCCTCACCCTGGGAAACTTTAAGACTTAAAGTGCTTCTATCATGGTTACAAAGGATAGTGTTATAATCTGTTCTCCCAAAAATACCCAATACGTTTCCTAGTCACTGGCTTAAATTTGTTTTAACTGAAACAAGCGAATAGTAACCGAGGTAAATATAATTTATCTACAAGTAAAATCCCAAAAActcttggaacagaaaaagaatattgatGCTTTTGAAGACATGAATCAAGGAAGTATTAATTAACTCTGATGTACTTGTATTCTGACTTCATTATATAATCATAATTTTATGCTGTAATCCTCTAAGTGTCATATCTTTATGTTTGTGTTAAAAAGCTAAACACACTCATCATGTGTAATGCTATACACCGAATAAAGGGGGAAATAGCCCTAGTCACTTAAAAGGCTTACCATGTGCCATGGAAACTAGACGAGCACGTAGCTAGTACTTACAGAAAGTTAAACACCAACACACAGCACTGAAAGGCAGGGAGGAGTTCGGAAGACATGATTTCGGAGTACTTACTTGTGATGGCTACTGCCGTGccgatggtgatggtgatgatggtggtggtgatgtttTGAATGATGCTGGTCTTTCTCAGTGAGGGATGAAGAAGAGGAATTTGAATGTGAGGATCCCAGGcccttcctttgttcttttgtcttctgtAAAACTCTCTTGTATGATAAAGTACAGAGCCAGCATAATAATTTCCCATcaacctttttaaagaaaatatgtatattagaTTAAATGTACCTGTAAACTGGCTATAAGTGAAACCAGGTTAAGGTACGCTGCTCAACTTTCGATTATACATCACACACACGTATTGTTGCAAAGCAGTAGTAAAATTAGACTTTTCTAAAACTTGGGGAAATGCTTATTTAGAGAATCATAGAACTAGAAGGATGATATATGGACTTAATTTGGAAAAACTCATTTTCTTATTACTGGAAAATAAAGCATAAATTGATGACATACTTCAAAGAAACCTTATTTAAGCACTAGCCTGAATTAAATTACTGAATAATTACTGAAATGACAAAGTATTTCCCAATACAGCAAAACTATGAATTTACAGAAAAAAGGAGACTTTGAATGACAGAGTCCATCTCCTCGGCAGACTGCCTATTTGCAAATTCACCACCTACTAGCTAAAATTTATCTGTCGCCCCAAAATCAACTTGCAGCACTTTTGTGACCATTTACTCACActcaaaagagcagcaaaaaaatTTGTGTAGCTAGACTGCAAATGTTCCCAGCTGAGGCTGAACAAGGTGATGCTCTGCTGCCTTTTGTCAGCTCTCATTCTGTAAACAAGTGTCCTTTTCAGTCTGCTTAGTACTACATTGttcacatttgttttttattggcaGCGTCACTGTTAAAATGGCCCCCAAGTGTGGTGCTAAAAGGATGTACGCTGTTCCTCAGTACAAGGCGGCTGTGAGAGACCTTATATGGAAAATACCTGTGTTAGAGAAGCTTTATTCAGGCACAGTTCAGTGCTGTTCCACTTCATCATTCAACAATACTTATTAAGTGAAATGCagatataataataaatgttaagtATGTATTAAgttactgaaaacaaaacaaggttAGGTATCGATCAACTGATTACCAAGTTGTAAGCAGATGTGAACCTAATCCTGTACTGCCCATGGGGGCGAGGGTTCCATATTCACTCATTCAGTGTTTGCAGCCACTTTATAGACCACAACAATCGCGGGCAACAGGAGTCAATTATATGTGTGTCGGGGGGAGGGACAAAGACTTCTTCCCAAAATGATTATAGCTAAGCttataaaaattaagtttctaTCCTCTATTTTTTCACATGAGACGTGCTGGAGGGGCATGTTTTGCAACAAGGGTAGTTATACTGCTGTGGAGGGACCTGGCAGAGCTCCTCAAAGAGACCGTCATCCTGCAAATCAACTGAAACTGACAGAGCCCAGGAGGCCTGTGTGAATGCGCATCAGCAGAGGAGTGTCACACGCATACACATACTTTTTAAGTCACTgtagatggagaaaaacaaacaatggtTTAAAATATTAGCCCCAAATCAAAAGGCACATGTCTGACTTTGATTAAACATGTGAATGTGCCATCAGGTATTTTTCCACACCAGCAACTTCAAGTAACCAGCAAAAGGGTAACTAACTAAAAGGATTTAAAAACAGTAATTCTCCCGCATCAAATGTTCAGTAACCAAATACCGCAAAATAGCcaacacagaatattttttcaaCTATAGTCATCTCAATTGATCGACAATAATCTACACAGCaggccaaaaaggagaaaaatgtactGTTCCTGCACTGCCATCGACCTACCTGCTCTCAGGGGCCCAAAGACTACATCAAGCCTCAGTAACGTATAACTTATATTCACTTCCAacttgtttgtgttttaatttccAGAAGACCTTTACAGCATCAACAAAACAtacctttcttcttccctcctcctttcgATCAAAAGCACACTGTTGTTTGCACTGTTCACAGGTCTGAGGTggtccatattttttttctgaatttgtgCAACGCTGACACTTTGTACCAATAAATGCTGCAATTATGTTACAGTACTGACAAGGCTTAGGCtgaaaaacagatatatatattttttgagacattttaaaatattaaaaaaattgctgCATAAAATACACCCGGTGTACAGGAAACATCTTGGGAATTTAATTAAGGAAACTAATAGGTAAAAAATTTTTCTGTCAAGTACGATGCCCTCTCATACTCAAAGACATTTATTATGTTTCTATTCATTTACTGACATTTATTTCTAGACTCATAAAACTTTGTTACTCTATTAAATAGTTAAATAAGGTCACAAGGAGAAATGTATTTATGAGTTGAATAGTAAGTTATAAACACAAAAGATACATGtgaaaaaagttttaatgagTAAAAGTAAAGATATACAATGATAGAAAAGTTCCATATATCCAGTATTTAGAGGGAATGACCTCCTACTAATTTAATTTCCTGTTAGTTTAATTACTGTATCatttattcaaaatgtatttaacaaCTTATCATATATAGGCATAGATGGTGCAAGGAACAACTACTACAGGTGAGTTTTCAACTTAGAAAAATTGGCGCAAGCATATTCAACATAACTATAACAAATACACCTTGATATTCTTTGATACTCAAAAGACAACTCAAGACTTTAGAAAGCCTTACGGCCAGCAACTTGACTAATCATGACTGCAATATATCAATAATgactataatatacatataagaaAAGAATTTGTACTAAGATAACTTCTGGGAATAATACCTGAACTGTGCTGCTATAAAAACTGTTTCTGAAAGAGGGGGAAAGTATAATTATACAAACTTTATGAGTAAGGAGGTTCTCTATAACCAGGAGTTTGTCGGCTATATTTGAATCTCTACAGAGTTAAATCATAAATTTCATACTGAAATTCAGACATGTATAAAACATGCACATACTATGactgtttttaaatgttatcttcCCATCATGCTCTCTGAGGCAAGCTTCTTTCCCGAAATACTTTGGTGTTTTGAAATACTTAAGAACACagcaatacatttttctttaaaggttCATCTTTGTGAAAACACACTGACCaataacaatgaaatgaaatgaaaatataagacaTACTTACGGTGCCAAACTGCTTCACATTTTGAGCACACTTCTTACAAATTGTGTTAGTTTTGCTGAAAAGGAAGTTGTATATAGATGATGAAATTTAGGCAGCTTTCTGAGGTAATTAGCACAATGATGAACTAAAGTAAAGTCACAGTGTACTATTTGCTTTAATAGTACTTAAAACTTACTCTAACacagaccacttttttttttgtctttttagggccgcactagtggcacatggaggttcccaggctaggggtcaaaccagacctgtagctgccagcctatgccacagctgtgtctgtgacctctcgCATAGCTCATGGCACCGTCGGATCCTTattccaccgagcaaggccagggatcgaacccaagtcctcatggacactagtcaggttggttaaatgctgagccacgatgagaactccaaaatttttttcaaaaaatacaagCATAAGGATATTTTCAGGGCTGTACATTATCCGACCT from the Sus scrofa isolate TJ Tabasco breed Duroc chromosome 9, Sscrofa11.1, whole genome shotgun sequence genome contains:
- the FAM76B gene encoding protein FAM76B isoform X3 yields the protein MAASALYACTKCTQRYPFEELSQGQQLCKECRIAHPIVKCTYCRSEFQQESKTNTICKKCAQNVKQFGTPKPCQYCNIIAAFIGTKCQRCTNSEKKYGPPQTCEQCKQQCAFDRKEEGRRKVDGKLLCWLCTLSYKRVLQKTKEQRKGLGSSHSNSSSSSLTEKDQHHSKHHHHHHHHHHRHGSSHHKISNLSPEQEQGLWKQSHKSSATIQNETPKKKPKLESKPSNGDRCM